The DNA segment TGCGATTGTCGCGCAGCAGAATATTGGGGTCGAGGCCATGTTGGAGCAGCAGGCCAAGGTAGCTCGGCTGAAGATTGCGGGAGACAAGGTCCTGCAGGATCGAGGATTCGGGATTTTCACGGATGCCTTCGAGGTAATAACCAGGGAAAGCGGGCTTGCATCCGCGGGAGAGCAGGAATTCCAGTTTCTGCGGCGAAGCGTTTTCCAGGCCGCATTGTACCGCATTGAGATGCCGGCTCACAAGGTTCATCCCGGACCATTTAGGATTGGGTGAGGCGCCGATATCTGCTCCGCGAGAAAGTAGATAGTCGGCCAATTCCAGGTCGACATTGTCCTGTGCATTGGTAAACACGCGTACAAACGGCGTCTCCGCACCGAAAGGATTCACCTGATTGACGTTTGCGCCCTTGTCGATCAGGAGCTTGGCAATGGCGAGGCCGTTGTTGCGGCTGATACGAAAAAGCGGCGTGTTGCCACTTTCCTTGTCGACAATATTCGGATTGGCCCCCGCGTCCAGCAAGATTTTCACCGCCTCGGCATTGCCTGACATCACTGCCCATTGTAAGAGTGGCGGAGTTTCCGGCGCCAAATAGTCGGGGGAACCTCCATCTCTCAACCACTGCTGAAGTCCGGCATTGTCCTTGCCAAATACATAATAATAAGGATCCGCTTTCCCCGACATGGCAAATTCCACGGTCTGAATTTCAATGCCGTCGAGGTAAATTTCGGCTTTGTAGGTACCGGGAAGCAAATTCCCCGCCCGCTTGTCCCCGCAAGAAAATCCGACAGGGAGACTCGCCGTACCCGCCTCGAAAACAAGGCCTTGCGCATAACTCCAAAAGGAAATCCCGCCTTCGATCCGCTTCCAATGCACATTGATTTCATGCATGTGTCGGCTGCCTTTTTGGAGGTTTTCCAGCTTCAGGGCGAGGGCGACAAATTGTGTGGATTCTGTCGGAAAAGTCCGCGCATCGGTACCGGGTTTGAAGGCAGGCGCTGTGGTCGCATACAATTTCAGGTCAGCGATGCGCGCAGCAGCAACCTCACCCTTTCGGTTTTCCTGCCAAGCCAACGGAACTTTGGACAATTCATCGAGCCGCGCAATTTTGATGACGGCAAGGTTCTGAGGATCCATCCAATAGGCATTGCTCCCCTGAAAACTCAAAAAATCGCCCGTAGCGCCGCAGATGTTCAAGTTCCCATCTGCATTCGCATAGCCAAATTCCGAGGACGTGACGTAAAGTACGCCGGTGGTATTGGGATAAAGGGTATGAACAGCCTGCGAAGGCCGAAAAGGCAGCGGTTCCGGTACCTTACCGCCCGCGAGTTTGAAAATGACATTCCCCATGGCCAACCAGGTGGTCTCCTCGTCACCCGTCACGGCCGTAATCGGGGTTGGCGCTGAAAAAATCCGGCGATATCCGAGCGGAATCAGCGGACCATCGGGTCTGAGGCGCTCCGGTTTGAGCAAAAACACGGAATATTGCCCGGATTCTGCCTCCGTGGAAATAAAATACAGATTGTTCCCGCTCCCTTTGCAAACCCTGCTACCGGGACTTGGCAAAAGTGCGAGCGGTTGCAGCTCCAACACAATATGGCCGGAATCGGATTTCGGGTAAAAGGGACAAAAGAGCAATTCGGTATTGGAGGCGTAGAAGGTCGCACCGGATTCCAAGGCAATGATGCCGCGAATGTCACGCTCGTCGGGAATCTCAGGCAGGGAAAGCTGCGTCAATTGCCTTTGCAAAGGGCTTAAAATCAAATCATCCCGAAACAAGAACAAAGGATTCCCCTTGGCGTCCACTTCGAATGCCTGAATACCTTGCGAATTACCCCATTCGTCGGCAGTGAGCTTCTCGACCGTCTCGGATTCCATCGGCGCAAGCACCCAATCGACCGACATTTCCGTATTCACCGGCAATTTTAGAAAGGCCGGATAAAACGGCATTTCGGCATTGCCTTGCGCGTGCAGGCTGCTGCCCAAGGCGATGAAAGCCGCAATAAGAAGGATCAGGGATGTTTTCATTTGACGATTCCGAGGTAGCGCAAGACGGGCTCCTGCTTTTTCTGTACGTCTGACCAAATCAGTGGAATGTCTTCGTGGTACATCCTGCCGCCGTTGGCATTGATGAAGTCGGTGGTGGAATGCAAGAAATTGTCGGCCAATCGGAGGGTGTAATTGGCATAAATTTTCCCGCCTTCCTTGGCCATTGTGGCGCGAGGAGTTTGGAGCATGCCGACCATAAAATCCGCGGCATCTGCCCGCACCGCACCTTCGCTTTTGGTGGCCGCTGAATAACAGAGCTTTCCGAGCGGCAACAGGTTGGAAAAGGTTTTCCCGGCGCCCTCCTTCAGGAATTCGACATAGTTTTTCGCCTTGTATTCCATCCATTTGACGGCTTTGTCGGCATGGAAATCATTGAGCGACATTTCGAAGTCCGCCTCCGAACCACCAAACATGGGATTGACTTCGGCAGGCATCGGCGAGGGGGTGGTTTTGAGTTGAATGAGCGCTGCATTGGAAGGGGCGGCATATTGCGGTGGTGCAGCCATCAATCCGGGCGTATGCAGGAGCAAGCGCATTCTTTCGCGGTCCTCGGGCTGCAAACCGTCCACCGTGATCGCCTTTTCCCAAAGTTCGTTGCGGCGAGCGAGATTCTTTTCGAGCAATTCAATGTTTTGTCTCGGAACGGGCCAAACGGCAGCGAGCCGATCGATGGCATTTTGGCATTCGCGGGCCTCTGCCCATTCTGCGGCTGTGAGCCCGCCTACCTTCGTGAGTGCCTGCGGCCGAGCGCCTGTGCCAAAGGCAAGTCCCTGATTGCCTGACCGGTCGGGCACGGAAGCGACGGCGTCACGCAAATTCGGAATTGGTGGCGCAACCTTGAGCAATGGCGTGGCGCGGCTTTTCAAGTCGTCCATGCGCTGTGCTGCGACCGGCGGCGAAGCAGCTACAGCCTGCCAGTTTTGGCGGGCGGATTCCAGCCGCGCTTCCACTTCGGCCTTCCGCTCCGCAACTTTTTTCGCCGCGGATTGTGTGCATTGCCCCGTCCCTGTCCTGCAACCTTGGCAGCCCGTCGACACAAACGTTCCGCCGCCTCGAAATTGCCTTGTCGCAACTGCTGGGCGCTGCGTTGCCGCAATGCCTCGGCATAATTGTCCATCGACCCAGAAAAATTGCGGTTGTTGTCGGCCGCATCAAACTTCGAATAGGAATTGACGGCAGGTTCCGAAGGTCCGGAAGGCATCGCGGGCGGCGCAAAATACGGTAGGCTTCCGCCGTAGATGGTCTGCAACTGCCCCAATGCGGATTGCGCGGAGGTATGGCAAACCGTCAGCAGGAGCATCAGCGCGACCCATGCAGTCCGCAGCAAGGCTTTGTACATTTTCTTCATATT comes from the Bacteroidota bacterium genome and includes:
- a CDS encoding ankyrin repeat domain-containing protein; amino-acid sequence: MKTSLILLIAAFIALGSSLHAQGNAEMPFYPAFLKLPVNTEMSVDWVLAPMESETVEKLTADEWGNSQGIQAFEVDAKGNPLFLFRDDLILSPLQRQLTQLSLPEIPDERDIRGIIALESGATFYASNTELLFCPFYPKSDSGHIVLELQPLALLPSPGSRVCKGSGNNLYFISTEAESGQYSVFLLKPERLRPDGPLIPLGYRRIFSAPTPITAVTGDEETTWLAMGNVIFKLAGGKVPEPLPFRPSQAVHTLYPNTTGVLYVTSSEFGYANADGNLNICGATGDFLSFQGSNAYWMDPQNLAVIKIARLDELSKVPLAWQENRKGEVAAARIADLKLYATTAPAFKPGTDARTFPTESTQFVALALKLENLQKGSRHMHEINVHWKRIEGGISFWSYAQGLVFEAGTASLPVGFSCGDKRAGNLLPGTYKAEIYLDGIEIQTVEFAMSGKADPYYYVFGKDNAGLQQWLRDGGSPDYLAPETPPLLQWAVMSGNAEAVKILLDAGANPNIVDKESGNTPLFRISRNNGLAIAKLLIDKGANVNQVNPFGAETPFVRVFTNAQDNVDLELADYLLSRGADIGASPNPKWSGMNLVSRHLNAVQCGLENASPQKLEFLLSRGCKPAFPGYYLEGIRENPESSILQDLVSRNLQPSYLGLLLQHGLDPNILLRDNRNAANEEVSLLYSTFLTYNENYMFDIPKAQKAREMAGMLLQKGATLRDSEWDVLLVTDILQWLPDRYMIPWLEGNPTFRQELKYTPDPRIQRYWVIQLLSEVGNLLQHASTEVDYRAALLVCEDARRIAEGSYWIQSTTVRPAGPKGSPTFLGFSLVHVGDQAYVYQLNPAIPALSERTPAAVPIQIGDILIDVEQFGTTENIPDLQGKLAVLKSGAAVTLTYKRPSDLRFPEVYYYCGLVEYTLGLKERAIVDFTQYLKEAGEGSSGAKAQVETILKGLH